TTGGAGTAATTGTCGGGCTGTGGTACGTTTGGTCTGGTCGGCATACGGACACTCATTGATTAGTGTCGGAAACTGCTTGATAGCCGCATATTGCCGGGTGTCATTGTCTGTTAATAAAAGCAGTGGACGTATGAGTTCCATTCTTCCGTTAAACATGCGCAGTTTTGCCGGGAGTGATGAGATGTGCCCGTGGTAAGCCATGTTAATCAGCAGGGTTTCTACTGCATCGTCGCGGTGGTGCCCCAGTGCCAGCTTTTGGAAATTATTGTCTTTGGCAAATTCGAATAATGTTTTACGGCGATGCCATGAACAGACAAAACAAGGGGCTTTTTTTCCTCGGTCTTCAATGTGGGCACGGACCGTGACAAAGTGTAAAGGGACCTGTAGCTGACCGGTCCATTCTGTCAGCCAATTTTTATCCACTTGATAAGGAACATCTTCTACTTCGATGTGGATGGCCTCCAGATGAAAGGAAACCCGGTTAAATTTCCGGTACTCGGCAAGTGCATCCAGCATGACCAGCGAATCTTTTCCTCCGCTGATAGCAGCCAAAACCCGGTCGCCATCCTGTAGCAATGAGAATTCATCAATGGCTTTGGCCACAAAATTCTTAACGTGTTCGATCTGCCGTTTTTGCCAGTATCCCGGTTTTTCATTCATGCTCATGGGATGCAAAAGTACACGAAAAAATTAGCCGGGAAAAGTGACCCTTGCCGGATGTACAACTATCGAAAATTTGAATCGATCCACGGAATCAACGGAGAACGGTAGAAGTTGACATAGAGCATGTCCAGACGAAGTGCCTGGGCACCAAGCCGCATGCGGTAATTATTCCAGTTTCTTAAACTGTCGGGAGTCCAGCCGATTTCGGCATGGCCGATCAGTCGCGGAAAAGCCATGTATTCAATGTCCTGTAGATTGGTGACGGTTTCGCTCCATAAAGGCGATTCAATCCCGGCGATATCTTTTTTTGAGATTCCCGGTATCAGGGTGTCGGGCTCCCAGTTATAAGCTTTCTTTACATTGACGTATCCGGCCCAGTGCAGCCCGAGTTTAGTTTGTTTATTGTATTTCATATCAAGATAACAGCGTCCGCCGGGAGAGAGAATGACTTTGGCTCCTTTTTTTACAGCCATTTGGACATTTTTTTTATTGGCCCAGAATTGTACCATGGTTCCGGGTTGTAAAGGCGTTTGGGCAATTTCATCCCAGCCAATGACTTTTTTGTGATGGGCAGCCACAATTTTCTGTACCTTTTCAATAAAAGGCAGGTAATCTTTTTTTGGGGTAGCATGTGATTCATCACCACCAATGTGGAACCACGGACCGGGAGAGATGGCGGCAATTTCACCAACCACATCATTAATAAATTTATAGGTAATGGGTTTGTGTGTGCATAGCGTACTGAATCCTACCTGGATGCCAGTGAAAAGTTTTTTCTTTTTATTGTTACAGTTCAACGTGTCGTACGAAGCCAAAGCCGCATGAATATGTCCGGGCATATCAATTTCGGGAACAATGGTGATGTAACGTTTGGCTGCATATCGTACCAGTTCTTTAAATTCTTTCTGAGTATAATACCCGCCTTTTCCGCCTCCTACTTCGGTGGAGCCGCCAATCTTGGTCAGATTGGGCCACGATTTGATCTGGATGCGCCATCCCTGGTCGTCCGAAAGATGAAGATGCAAAACGTTGAGTTTGTACAAGGTCATTAAATCCATATATTTTTCTACCGTTTTTACATCAAAAAAATGACGGGCTACATCCAGCATAGCGCCCCGGTAAGCGTAAGTGGGGTAGTCCGTAATTTTTACGGTTGGGATGTTCCACGGTCCGCTTTGTAACAGGCGTTTTTCAACCTGGGCAGGCATCAGTTGCCGTAAAGTTTGTATTCCTCTGAAAACCCCCTCCGGCGTATTGCCGGTAAGGTAAATTTTCTTTTTGGTTACGATAAGTTCATATCCTTCTTTTCCCAGTATTTTGTTCTTTTTTGATATGTCGAGATAGAGATAGATACATTTTCCGGAAGGTTTTCCTTTGAGTGCTATCACAGGAACCGGATAACCGGTTGATGGTCGTAAAAGCCGGGCAAGAAATTGTGCTGGATCCTTTAATCCGGGTTGCTTTTCCGGATAAAAAATGGATGTGTTGTAGTCAATGGTAAAATCTTTGCCGGTATATTGTACAGAAACCGGAAGAGGAATCAAACTGGTGGGATTCAGGGTAATGTCTTTCGATGGGGTCCATGCCAGCAGCGTTCCTGCCAGGAGTAAAATAATAACGGCTGTGAATTTGGGGATACCTGTTCTTTTCATGGGTTTCATTTTTCCCCAAAATTAAAAACTTTTGTTCGACTGGCAGGACAAAAACAGACAGAAAATTATTTTAATCTTCCTGCCCGTTTCATGGCACGTAAAAAGTTGACGACACGGGTTCGGGTGGTCAGTACGTATTCGTAATAATCCGT
The sequence above is drawn from the Candidatus Sulfidibacterium hydrothermale genome and encodes:
- a CDS encoding tRNA lysidine(34) synthetase, producing MNEKPGYWQKRQIEHVKNFVAKAIDEFSLLQDGDRVLAAISGGKDSLVMLDALAEYRKFNRVSFHLEAIHIEVEDVPYQVDKNWLTEWTGQLQVPLHFVTVRAHIEDRGKKAPCFVCSWHRRKTLFEFAKDNNFQKLALGHHRDDAVETLLINMAYHGHISSLPAKLRMFNGRMELIRPLLLLTDNDTRQYAAIKQFPTLINECPYADQTKRTTARQLLQSLREIHPKADANIFHAMQNIDTEYLPQKVNKKDE
- a CDS encoding beta-N-acetylhexosaminidase; amino-acid sequence: MKRTGIPKFTAVIILLLAGTLLAWTPSKDITLNPTSLIPLPVSVQYTGKDFTIDYNTSIFYPEKQPGLKDPAQFLARLLRPSTGYPVPVIALKGKPSGKCIYLYLDISKKNKILGKEGYELIVTKKKIYLTGNTPEGVFRGIQTLRQLMPAQVEKRLLQSGPWNIPTVKITDYPTYAYRGAMLDVARHFFDVKTVEKYMDLMTLYKLNVLHLHLSDDQGWRIQIKSWPNLTKIGGSTEVGGGKGGYYTQKEFKELVRYAAKRYITIVPEIDMPGHIHAALASYDTLNCNNKKKKLFTGIQVGFSTLCTHKPITYKFINDVVGEIAAISPGPWFHIGGDESHATPKKDYLPFIEKVQKIVAAHHKKVIGWDEIAQTPLQPGTMVQFWANKKNVQMAVKKGAKVILSPGGRCYLDMKYNKQTKLGLHWAGYVNVKKAYNWEPDTLIPGISKKDIAGIESPLWSETVTNLQDIEYMAFPRLIGHAEIGWTPDSLRNWNNYRMRLGAQALRLDMLYVNFYRSPLIPWIDSNFR